One Saccharopolyspora erythraea NRRL 2338 genomic region harbors:
- a CDS encoding thiamine-binding protein: protein MILRAEFTTEPFEGEGEPPAHALAARDRLREAGLEPDFGPLGTSITADRETLLPALAAVVETVLDAGAHRITLQVTVDGAPVEES from the coding sequence ATGATCCTGAGAGCCGAGTTCACCACCGAGCCGTTCGAAGGCGAGGGTGAGCCGCCCGCGCACGCCCTGGCCGCGCGCGACCGCCTGCGCGAGGCGGGCCTGGAGCCCGACTTCGGCCCGCTGGGCACGTCGATCACCGCCGACCGGGAGACGCTGCTGCCCGCGCTGGCCGCGGTGGTGGAGACCGTGCTCGACGCCGGGGCGCACCGCATCACCCTGCAAGTCACCGTCGACGGTGCCCCAGTTGAGGAGTCCTAG
- a CDS encoding helix-turn-helix domain-containing protein, with the protein MHPLATAIAPLLEQIGATAVPAEQRAPGDVVLYWEGAPAVAVRLPGEELTSALERMIAQVEGELGAALPDLPRADKQRAVRLLEERGAFTLRKSVEAVAKALGVSRFTVYNYLNREQPGPG; encoded by the coding sequence GTGCATCCGCTCGCTACCGCGATCGCCCCGCTGCTGGAGCAGATCGGCGCCACCGCCGTACCCGCCGAGCAGCGCGCGCCCGGTGACGTCGTCCTGTACTGGGAGGGCGCGCCCGCCGTCGCCGTGCGACTCCCCGGCGAGGAGCTGACCAGCGCCCTGGAACGCATGATCGCCCAGGTCGAGGGCGAGCTCGGTGCCGCGCTGCCCGACCTGCCCCGCGCCGACAAGCAGCGCGCGGTGCGCCTGCTGGAGGAACGGGGCGCGTTCACCCTGCGCAAGTCGGTGGAAGCGGTCGCGAAGGCGCTCGGCGTCAGCCGCTTCACCGTCTACAACTACCTCAACCGGGAGCAGCCCGGGCCCGGCTGA
- the uraD gene encoding 2-oxo-4-hydroxy-4-carboxy-5-ureidoimidazoline decarboxylase: protein MPPSPSGNGSGPDGLNALPRPELVKRLLACLDVQRWADEVADRRPFASTAEIYQAADDAARELTREEIDSALAAHPRIGARVQGSDTSSSWSRSEQAGVDAGDAALQEALREGNEEYERRFGHVYLVCASGRSGAELLEILRSRLGNDPEEELGIVAEELRKIARLRLAKVVEG, encoded by the coding sequence ATGCCACCTTCACCTTCCGGGAACGGTTCCGGGCCGGACGGGCTCAACGCCCTGCCACGCCCGGAACTGGTCAAGCGGCTGCTCGCCTGCCTGGACGTGCAGCGCTGGGCGGACGAGGTCGCCGACCGGCGGCCGTTCGCCTCGACCGCCGAGATCTACCAGGCGGCCGACGACGCCGCGCGGGAGCTGACCCGCGAGGAGATCGACTCCGCCCTGGCCGCCCACCCCCGCATCGGCGCGCGCGTGCAGGGCTCGGACACCTCCTCGTCGTGGTCCCGCAGCGAGCAGGCCGGTGTCGACGCCGGCGACGCCGCGCTGCAGGAGGCGCTGCGCGAGGGCAACGAGGAGTACGAACGCCGCTTCGGCCACGTCTACCTCGTCTGCGCCAGCGGCCGCAGCGGCGCCGAACTGCTGGAGATCCTGCGCTCCCGGCTCGGCAACGACCCGGAGGAGGAGCTGGGCATCGTCGCCGAAGAGCTCCGCAAGATCGCACGACTGAGATTGGCGAAGGTGGTCGAAGGATGA
- the uraH gene encoding hydroxyisourate hydrolase produces the protein MTSHVTTHVLDAARGRPAQGVAVRLEGADGTDWISLAAAETDSDGRVRELGPEQLEAGDYRLTFATGAYFERLGTDSFYPQVQITFRITDPEQHYHVPVLLSPFSYSTYRGS, from the coding sequence ATGACGAGTCACGTCACCACGCACGTGCTGGACGCGGCCAGGGGCCGGCCCGCGCAGGGCGTCGCCGTCCGGCTGGAGGGCGCCGACGGCACCGACTGGATCTCCCTGGCCGCCGCGGAGACCGACTCCGACGGCCGGGTCAGGGAACTGGGGCCGGAGCAGCTGGAGGCCGGGGACTACCGCCTCACCTTCGCCACCGGGGCCTATTTCGAGCGGCTGGGCACCGACTCCTTCTACCCGCAGGTGCAGATCACCTTCCGGATCACCGATCCCGAGCAGCACTACCACGTGCCCGTGCTGCTGAGCCCGTTCTCCTATTCCACGTATCGAGGGAGCTGA
- the pucL gene encoding factor-independent urate hydroxylase, translated as MGIVMGPNQYGKAEVRIVSVNKDTPRHTIKDLNVSTSLRGDLDAVHLTGDNSNCLPTDTQKNTVYAFAKEAPIGEIEDFALRLGRHFVNTAEGITGARILIDEYSWERIPVGGTGHDHSFARSTDEKRTTAVTIDGDKAHVVSGLKDLVVLKSTGSEFWGYPKDKYTTLAETDDRILATAVTARWRYLGTDLDWGKSFESVRATMLEAFATTHSLALQQSLYEMGKQVLDAHPEVAEVRLSLPNKHHFLVDLKPFGLDNDNEVFYAADRPYGLIEGTVLRDDVDPAPQAWYSLAEF; from the coding sequence ATGGGCATCGTCATGGGCCCCAACCAGTACGGCAAGGCCGAGGTCCGCATCGTCTCGGTCAACAAGGACACGCCGCGCCACACCATCAAGGACCTCAACGTCTCGACCTCGCTGCGCGGCGACCTCGACGCGGTGCACCTCACCGGCGACAACAGCAACTGCCTGCCGACCGACACCCAGAAGAACACCGTCTACGCCTTCGCCAAGGAGGCGCCGATCGGTGAGATCGAGGACTTCGCGCTGCGACTGGGCCGCCACTTCGTCAACACCGCCGAGGGCATCACCGGCGCGCGCATCCTCATCGACGAGTACTCCTGGGAGCGCATCCCGGTCGGCGGCACCGGCCACGACCACTCCTTCGCCCGCTCCACCGACGAGAAGCGGACCACCGCGGTCACCATCGACGGCGACAAGGCGCACGTGGTGTCGGGGCTGAAGGACCTGGTCGTGCTCAAGTCCACCGGCTCGGAGTTCTGGGGCTACCCGAAGGACAAGTACACGACGCTGGCCGAGACCGACGACCGCATCCTGGCCACCGCGGTCACCGCCCGCTGGCGCTACCTGGGCACCGACCTGGACTGGGGCAAGAGCTTCGAGTCCGTGCGCGCCACGATGCTGGAGGCCTTCGCCACCACGCACAGCCTCGCGCTCCAGCAGAGCCTGTACGAGATGGGCAAGCAGGTGCTCGACGCGCACCCCGAGGTCGCCGAGGTCCGGCTGTCGCTGCCGAACAAGCACCACTTCCTGGTCGACCTCAAGCCCTTCGGGCTGGACAACGACAACGAGGTCTTCTACGCCGCCGACCGGCCGTACGGGCTCATCGAGGGCACCGTGCTGCGCGACGACGTGGACCCGGCCCCGCAGGCCTGGTACTCGCTAGCCGAGTTCTGA
- a CDS encoding nucleobase:cation symporter-2 family protein yields MLFAGIQHVAAMYAGVVAPPLIVGEALGLPPVQLTLLIGASLLTAGIATVLQSVGVWRIGARLPFVNGVTFGSVAPILAIVAQQQQQNALPVIYGSVLIAGALAFLAAPYFSRLVRFFPPLVNGTVITLIGLSLMPVGIKWIAGQDAEAPDYAAMPKIAIGAATLVLVLLLNRFLRGFLQRIALLVGLLVGTLAAWPMGLVDTTTFEQAPLFNVPTPFQLGTPVFDITATLSICIVMLVAMMESTADMIALGEIVDRPADEKLIAAGLRADGAGSAVSAVFGGFTCSAFAQNIGLVALTGIKSRFVVATGGGVLVLLGLFPVLGAVVSLVPQPVLGGAALVLFGSVTASGIKTLSKAGLGDPFNALVFAGSLAVGMVPVISPEFYEHFPAALRTVLDSGISTGCIAALLLNLLFNSSRQRREMQAAPEDGAAPVLSPEPGVQDPDAVPAPRESERDADPVKGTGPGR; encoded by the coding sequence ATGCTCTTCGCCGGCATCCAGCACGTCGCCGCGATGTACGCGGGCGTGGTGGCCCCGCCCCTGATCGTCGGCGAGGCGCTCGGGCTGCCGCCGGTGCAGCTCACCCTCCTCATCGGCGCGAGCCTGCTGACCGCGGGCATCGCCACGGTGCTCCAGTCCGTCGGGGTGTGGCGCATCGGCGCCCGGCTCCCCTTCGTCAACGGCGTCACGTTCGGCTCGGTGGCTCCCATCCTGGCGATCGTCGCCCAGCAACAGCAGCAGAACGCGCTGCCGGTCATCTACGGCTCGGTGCTCATCGCCGGTGCGCTGGCGTTCCTGGCCGCCCCCTACTTCTCCCGGCTCGTCCGGTTCTTCCCGCCGCTGGTCAACGGAACCGTGATCACGCTGATCGGGCTGTCGCTGATGCCGGTGGGCATCAAGTGGATCGCCGGGCAGGACGCCGAGGCACCGGACTACGCGGCGATGCCCAAGATCGCCATCGGGGCCGCGACGCTGGTGCTGGTGCTGCTGCTCAACCGCTTCCTCCGCGGATTCCTGCAGCGCATCGCGCTGCTGGTCGGGCTGCTCGTCGGCACGCTCGCCGCCTGGCCGATGGGGCTGGTCGACACCACGACGTTCGAGCAGGCGCCGCTGTTCAACGTGCCGACGCCGTTCCAGCTCGGGACACCGGTCTTCGACATCACCGCGACGCTGTCCATCTGCATCGTGATGCTGGTGGCGATGATGGAGAGCACCGCGGACATGATCGCCCTCGGTGAGATCGTGGACCGCCCCGCGGACGAGAAGCTCATCGCCGCCGGGCTGCGCGCCGACGGCGCGGGCAGCGCGGTCAGCGCCGTCTTCGGCGGCTTCACCTGCAGCGCGTTCGCGCAGAACATCGGTCTGGTGGCGCTGACCGGCATCAAGAGCCGGTTCGTGGTGGCCACCGGCGGTGGCGTGCTGGTGCTGCTCGGGCTGTTCCCGGTGCTGGGCGCGGTCGTCTCGCTGGTGCCGCAGCCGGTGCTCGGCGGTGCCGCGCTGGTGCTGTTCGGGTCGGTAACCGCCAGCGGCATCAAGACGCTGAGCAAGGCGGGCCTGGGCGACCCGTTCAACGCGCTGGTCTTCGCCGGTTCGCTGGCGGTCGGCATGGTGCCGGTCATCTCGCCGGAGTTCTACGAGCACTTCCCCGCCGCGCTGCGCACCGTGCTCGACTCCGGCATCAGCACCGGCTGCATCGCCGCGCTGCTGCTGAACCTGCTGTTCAACAGCTCCCGCCAGCGGCGGGAGATGCAGGCCGCGCCGGAGGACGGGGCGGCTCCCGTGCTCTCCCCGGAACCCGGCGTCCAGGACCCCGACGCCGTCCCGGCCCCGCGCGAGTCGGAGAGGGACGCCGACCCGGTCAAGGGCACCGGGCCGGGCCGCTGA
- a CDS encoding HD domain-containing protein: MSALPHEPPGGELSETAHRLAWLSTQLHDAGKISPEFRRAVEQVAASAGNVRALGRARKVSVSMPEELTSAVQERVGRGAFSQYVTDAVARQLELDLLAELSDLLEAEHGPISEEDLTEARAAWPDVE; this comes from the coding sequence ATGAGCGCCCTCCCGCACGAGCCCCCTGGTGGAGAGCTGTCTGAGACGGCTCACCGCCTGGCGTGGTTGTCGACTCAGCTTCATGACGCCGGGAAGATCTCCCCCGAGTTCCGACGAGCGGTGGAGCAAGTCGCCGCCTCCGCAGGCAACGTCCGCGCTCTCGGCAGGGCGCGCAAGGTCAGCGTCTCCATGCCCGAAGAGCTGACCTCCGCCGTGCAGGAGCGAGTCGGCCGAGGCGCTTTCAGCCAGTACGTCACCGATGCGGTCGCGCGCCAACTGGAGCTCGATCTCCTGGCCGAGCTCTCCGACCTCCTGGAAGCCGAGCACGGTCCCATCTCCGAAGAAGACCTCACGGAAGCAAGGGCGGCATGGCCGGACGTCGAGTAG
- a CDS encoding type II toxin-antitoxin system VapC family toxin yields MAGRRVAGGGTLVLDSEGLSKLANGDGRARAYLETARTRRARVVISAITLTEVLRGGPRDASVHRVLSRISVLPVTAEIARAAGELLGTTGLSGHRCAIDSIVAATALGLARPVVLLTSDPDDPNRLIDEPERPKDERVVVVHV; encoded by the coding sequence ATGGCCGGACGTCGAGTAGCGGGAGGAGGCACGCTCGTCCTCGACAGCGAGGGACTGTCGAAACTCGCGAATGGCGACGGCCGGGCCCGTGCGTACCTGGAAACCGCGCGCACGCGGCGTGCCAGAGTGGTGATCAGCGCCATCACGCTTACCGAGGTACTCCGGGGCGGTCCGCGCGATGCCTCGGTGCACCGTGTGCTCTCCCGGATTTCCGTGCTTCCGGTGACAGCGGAGATCGCTCGCGCGGCGGGCGAACTCCTGGGCACGACCGGGCTGTCTGGTCATCGCTGCGCGATCGACTCCATCGTGGCTGCTACAGCTCTCGGCCTCGCCCGTCCTGTCGTCCTCCTGACCAGTGATCCCGACGATCCCAACCGGCTCATCGACGAGCCGGAGCGCCCGAAGGACGAGCGCGTGGTCGTGGTGCACGTTTGA
- a CDS encoding DUF397 domain-containing protein, producing the protein MTEPKWRISSYSQGHECVETAVLPEVTLVRDSKAPDAGHFAVSAVRWRSFLSRVKAGRFDR; encoded by the coding sequence ATGACTGAGCCGAAGTGGCGCATTAGCAGTTACAGCCAGGGGCACGAGTGCGTCGAGACGGCGGTCCTGCCCGAGGTCACGCTCGTCCGCGACTCCAAGGCGCCCGACGCCGGGCACTTCGCCGTGTCGGCCGTGCGCTGGCGGTCCTTCCTCTCCCGCGTGAAGGCGGGCCGCTTCGACCGCTGA
- a CDS encoding helix-turn-helix domain-containing protein produces the protein MKRSEKLRQIGIGVQLRKLREEAGMTTRSVASSLGLSASTVNRTELGSRVPDRDEMSALCALYGVTGEAKRELIERVGEVGEAAAWLESARVSDIVASLMVLERESVSMTYSAVALVPGLAQTADYARTVLGTHRDETERKVATRLGRQAVLSRPNAPTLTMFIEEGALHRTLGNPRMLREQLEQLLVLQRRNNVSVRVIPFDAVQSPANGGPFVLYELADGSHYVFVEAFMLGVFVTDSSEVAPFVETSRLLEGSALDEAGSNALIRKIAEGLTDD, from the coding sequence ATGAAGCGATCCGAGAAGCTGCGTCAGATCGGGATAGGCGTGCAACTGCGGAAGTTGCGTGAAGAGGCCGGGATGACCACCCGTTCGGTGGCATCGTCGCTCGGGCTTTCCGCGTCGACGGTCAACAGGACCGAACTGGGGAGCAGAGTCCCGGACCGCGACGAGATGAGTGCGTTGTGCGCCCTGTACGGGGTGACCGGCGAAGCCAAGCGGGAGCTGATCGAACGGGTCGGCGAGGTGGGCGAGGCCGCCGCGTGGCTGGAGAGCGCACGGGTCTCGGACATCGTCGCGAGTCTGATGGTGCTCGAACGTGAGTCGGTCTCCATGACGTATTCCGCGGTCGCGCTCGTTCCCGGGCTGGCCCAAACCGCCGATTACGCCCGCACAGTGCTCGGAACGCATCGCGACGAGACCGAGCGCAAGGTCGCGACTCGGTTGGGGCGACAGGCGGTTCTGTCCCGGCCGAACGCGCCCACCTTGACGATGTTCATCGAAGAAGGGGCGCTGCACCGGACCCTCGGCAACCCGAGAATGCTGCGCGAGCAGTTGGAGCAGTTGCTCGTGCTCCAGCGCCGCAACAACGTCAGCGTGCGTGTGATCCCGTTCGATGCCGTGCAGAGCCCGGCCAACGGAGGCCCGTTCGTGCTCTACGAACTCGCTGACGGAAGTCATTACGTGTTCGTCGAAGCCTTCATGCTCGGCGTGTTCGTCACCGACTCTTCAGAAGTGGCGCCGTTTGTGGAAACGTCGCGGCTGCTGGAGGGCAGTGCATTGGACGAGGCAGGTTCGAACGCCCTCATCCGCAAGATCGCTGAAGGGCTGACGGATGACTGA
- a CDS encoding MBL fold metallo-hydrolase → MRTHHLNCGTLTVDPSTDTDAASAVCHCLLIETDETLVLLETGLGMINVRRPQETLGDFVDWAGPKLDPEETAVRQVERLGFAPSDVGHVILTHLHIDHTGGLPDFPHAAVHVHEVEHRLATSTAVSQYPQAHFAHGPNWVVYPDGGERWRGFDGVRQFDGLPPELLMVPMPGHTHGHVGVAIDQGDRWLLHAGDTYYSHVEIETPSKPAPPVLEELQRSVEDDRAKRLAGVERLRAIAGDADLTIVSAHDPWELDRAVRSPS, encoded by the coding sequence GTGCGCACACATCACCTGAACTGCGGCACGCTCACCGTCGATCCCTCGACGGACACCGACGCGGCATCCGCGGTCTGCCACTGCTTGCTCATCGAGACCGACGAGACCCTGGTGCTGCTAGAAACCGGGCTCGGCATGATCAACGTCCGGCGGCCGCAGGAGACGCTCGGCGACTTCGTGGACTGGGCCGGGCCGAAGCTCGACCCGGAGGAAACCGCGGTCCGGCAGGTCGAACGGCTCGGCTTCGCGCCCTCCGACGTCGGGCACGTCATCCTGACGCACCTGCACATCGACCACACCGGCGGCCTGCCCGACTTCCCGCACGCGGCGGTCCACGTGCACGAGGTGGAACACCGCCTGGCGACCTCCACGGCGGTGTCGCAGTACCCGCAGGCGCACTTCGCGCACGGCCCGAACTGGGTCGTCTACCCCGACGGCGGTGAGCGGTGGCGCGGCTTCGACGGTGTGCGCCAGTTCGACGGCCTTCCGCCGGAGCTCCTGATGGTCCCGATGCCCGGTCACACCCACGGGCACGTCGGGGTGGCCATCGACCAGGGCGACCGGTGGCTCCTGCACGCGGGCGACACCTACTACAGCCACGTCGAGATCGAGACACCGTCCAAACCGGCCCCGCCGGTGCTGGAAGAACTGCAACGCAGCGTCGAGGACGACCGCGCGAAGCGCCTCGCAGGCGTCGAGCGCCTGCGCGCGATCGCCGGCGACGCCGACCTCACGATCGTGTCGGCGCACGACCCGTGGGAGCTCGACCGGGCGGTCAGAAGTCCCAGTTGA
- a CDS encoding winged helix-turn-helix transcriptional regulator, with amino-acid sequence MAHQTVGHRAVAPDYDDFLGDCSDPERRRPNPSCPVEVTLNALRGRWTALLIREFVRGERSYTDLASELPHLSDKVLSDRLAQLTSAGVLERRRTASWPPRVSYELTERGRALLPILQAMQDWGENR; translated from the coding sequence GTGGCTCACCAAACGGTTGGTCACCGGGCCGTGGCCCCGGACTACGACGATTTCCTCGGCGACTGCAGCGATCCCGAACGCAGGCGGCCGAACCCGAGTTGCCCGGTCGAGGTCACCCTCAACGCCCTGCGCGGCAGGTGGACGGCGCTGCTGATCCGGGAGTTCGTGCGGGGCGAGCGCAGCTACACCGACCTGGCGAGTGAGCTTCCCCATCTCTCGGACAAGGTCCTGTCCGATCGGCTGGCGCAGCTCACGTCGGCCGGGGTCCTCGAACGGCGGCGGACGGCGTCCTGGCCGCCGCGGGTCAGCTACGAGCTGACCGAACGGGGCCGTGCGCTGCTCCCGATCCTGCAGGCGATGCAGGACTGGGGCGAGAACCGCTGA
- a CDS encoding cupin domain-containing protein codes for MSYPEVRYFGENGEHSAAFRPASTPPDLVIRSGTESGKGTEVHYLGTGGTTDGRFGLYRWEMGPNPSGPAPHFHRTISESFYILSGTMRLFDGERTISATPGDYLHVPPGGVHGFRNESGEPASMLLLFAPGAPREAYFEELAAIAAEGRRLTEEEWTDLYRRHDQYMV; via the coding sequence ATGTCGTATCCGGAGGTCCGCTACTTCGGTGAGAACGGAGAGCACAGTGCGGCTTTCCGGCCCGCGAGCACCCCGCCGGACCTGGTCATCCGGTCGGGCACCGAGAGTGGCAAGGGCACCGAGGTGCACTACCTCGGCACCGGCGGTACGACCGACGGCCGGTTCGGCCTCTACCGGTGGGAGATGGGGCCGAACCCGTCCGGGCCCGCGCCGCACTTCCACCGGACGATCTCGGAGTCCTTCTACATCCTCTCCGGCACGATGCGGCTGTTCGACGGCGAACGCACGATCAGCGCCACGCCGGGCGACTACCTGCACGTCCCGCCGGGTGGCGTGCACGGTTTCCGCAACGAGTCCGGCGAACCGGCGTCGATGCTGCTGCTGTTCGCTCCCGGCGCACCGCGCGAGGCCTACTTCGAGGAACTCGCCGCGATCGCGGCCGAAGGTCGCCGGCTCACCGAGGAGGAGTGGACCGACCTCTACCGGCGCCACGACCAGTACATGGTCTAG
- a CDS encoding serine/threonine-protein kinase encodes MLVDSLSYYYSEQERDWGPPGEPLEPGELLAPGYRVVEHLRRGSRLDVYDLWSEERACRCVGKTLRPERAADETAAGWLRNEGLLLTTLTHPHLVRGYETVLTSEPARPAVVTETLPGFTLGFLIDQHGRLRAMDVAVLGIQLCSALGYLHRQGWVHLDVKPSNVVEAGGRAVLLDLSLVCRVGDRSSGGTFDYLSPEQARGDEMTPAADVWGLGITLYEAFSGTTPWAEFSHREKRGDGTRRYPQTESPAAPLRTHRRMPAVLSRTVDACLDQDPASRPTVQEVSDVLQTWSGVDPANAE; translated from the coding sequence GTGCTCGTCGATTCGCTGAGTTACTACTACAGCGAACAGGAACGGGACTGGGGGCCGCCCGGCGAACCGCTGGAGCCGGGCGAACTGCTGGCCCCCGGATACCGGGTCGTCGAGCACCTGCGCCGGGGCAGCCGGCTGGACGTCTACGACCTTTGGAGCGAGGAACGGGCCTGCCGGTGCGTCGGCAAGACCCTCCGCCCGGAGCGCGCCGCGGACGAGACCGCGGCGGGGTGGTTGCGCAACGAAGGACTGCTGCTGACCACGCTGACGCATCCGCACCTGGTGCGCGGCTACGAGACCGTGCTGACGTCCGAACCCGCGCGTCCGGCCGTCGTCACCGAGACGCTGCCCGGCTTCACGCTCGGGTTCCTCATCGACCAGCACGGCAGGCTGCGCGCGATGGACGTCGCGGTGCTGGGCATTCAGCTCTGCTCGGCGCTGGGCTACCTGCACCGGCAGGGCTGGGTGCACCTCGACGTCAAGCCGTCCAACGTGGTCGAGGCCGGCGGCAGGGCGGTGCTGCTGGACCTGAGCCTGGTGTGCCGGGTCGGGGACCGCAGCTCCGGCGGCACCTTCGACTACCTGTCTCCGGAGCAGGCGCGCGGTGACGAGATGACGCCGGCCGCCGACGTCTGGGGGCTAGGCATCACGCTGTACGAGGCGTTCTCCGGCACCACGCCGTGGGCGGAGTTCTCGCACCGGGAGAAGCGCGGCGACGGCACCCGGCGCTACCCGCAGACCGAGTCGCCGGCCGCGCCGCTGCGCACGCACCGGCGGATGCCCGCCGTGCTGTCGCGGACGGTCGACGCCTGCCTCGACCAGGACCCGGCTTCCCGCCCGACGGTCCAGGAGGTTTCCGACGTGCTCCAGACCTGGTCGGGAGTCGACCCGGCCAACGCGGAGTAG
- a CDS encoding alpha/beta hydrolase, whose protein sequence is MVLLLHGGKIASHEPARGHHLAYLRMVPVARGIHRAGAPAGAAVWLLRNRYRGWNEPVLDAVADARWALEEISTRHPRAQIVLVGHSMGGRVALRVADAERVTGVCALAPWIEDDEPIEHLADRSVLIVHGTADRMTSPTASAAFARRACAVTPAVRNEVVAGSGHAMLRRRGRWDQLVQRFVGSLVPDREERR, encoded by the coding sequence GTGGTCCTCTTGCTGCACGGTGGCAAGATCGCCAGCCACGAGCCGGCGCGCGGCCACCACCTCGCCTACCTGCGCATGGTGCCCGTCGCGCGCGGCATCCACCGCGCCGGCGCGCCCGCGGGCGCCGCGGTGTGGCTGCTGCGCAACCGCTACCGGGGCTGGAACGAGCCGGTCCTGGACGCGGTCGCCGACGCCCGCTGGGCGCTGGAGGAGATCTCAACGCGCCATCCGCGGGCCCAGATCGTGCTGGTCGGGCACTCCATGGGCGGCCGCGTCGCGCTTCGCGTCGCCGACGCGGAGCGCGTGACCGGCGTTTGCGCGCTGGCTCCCTGGATCGAGGACGACGAGCCGATCGAGCACCTCGCCGACCGGTCGGTGCTGATCGTGCACGGAACCGCCGACCGGATGACCTCCCCCACCGCGTCGGCAGCCTTCGCGCGCCGCGCGTGCGCGGTGACCCCGGCGGTGCGCAACGAGGTCGTGGCCGGCTCCGGCCACGCGATGCTGCGCCGTCGCGGGCGGTGGGACCAACTGGTCCAGCGCTTCGTCGGTTCGCTGGTCCCGGACCGGGAGGAGCGGCGATGA
- a CDS encoding NAD(P)/FAD-dependent oxidoreductase, whose translation MIRPRVAVVGAGVSGLTAAHLLQRRYDVLLFEADDRLGGHAHTHEVPTADGRVLGIDSGFIVHNDRTYPTLLRLFGELGVSTRDTEMSMSVRCLGCGLEYAGARRLGGLFAQRANLVRPPYLSLLANVPRFHRLARRALESGAGGEEQTFGEFLAAARFPAYFVEHFALPLVSAVWSADRDTSRAYPARYLFEFLRHHGMLSVTGSPVWRTVVGGSREYVRRIAKHLTAVHVATPVRSVRRLADGVEVRDDADVVHRVERVVVACHADQALAMLAEPSPAERTVLGAFRYSRNEAWLHTDTSPLPRTAGARASWNHLKPSCGEDSGRVLVSYDMNRLMRLDEPRDHVVSLNAEGHVDPGRVLARMTYHHPVYTPESLAAQRRLPELGDDRIRFAGAYHGWGFHEDGCAAGARAAAAFGAGW comes from the coding sequence ATGATCCGGCCGCGGGTCGCGGTCGTCGGCGCCGGCGTCTCCGGCCTGACCGCCGCCCACCTACTGCAACGCCGCTACGACGTGCTGCTGTTCGAGGCCGACGACCGGCTCGGCGGACACGCGCACACGCACGAGGTGCCCACCGCCGACGGCCGGGTGCTGGGGATCGACAGCGGTTTCATCGTGCACAACGACCGCACCTACCCGACGTTGCTGCGGCTGTTCGGCGAACTCGGGGTCAGCACGCGGGACACCGAGATGTCGATGAGCGTGCGCTGCCTCGGCTGCGGTCTGGAGTACGCGGGCGCCAGACGGCTCGGCGGGCTGTTCGCGCAGCGCGCCAACCTCGTGCGCCCGCCCTACCTGTCGCTGCTCGCGAACGTGCCGAGGTTCCACCGGCTGGCCCGCCGCGCGCTGGAGAGCGGTGCCGGCGGCGAGGAGCAGACCTTCGGCGAGTTCCTGGCGGCGGCGCGGTTCCCGGCGTACTTCGTCGAGCACTTCGCGCTGCCGCTGGTGTCGGCGGTGTGGTCGGCGGACCGCGACACCAGCCGGGCGTACCCGGCGCGCTACCTGTTCGAGTTCCTGCGCCACCACGGGATGCTGTCGGTAACCGGGTCGCCGGTGTGGCGGACCGTCGTCGGCGGTTCGCGGGAGTACGTCCGCCGGATCGCCAAGCATCTCACCGCGGTCCACGTCGCCACCCCGGTCCGCTCGGTGCGGCGGCTGGCCGACGGGGTGGAGGTCCGCGACGACGCCGACGTGGTGCACCGGGTCGAGCGCGTCGTCGTGGCCTGCCACGCCGACCAGGCGCTGGCCATGCTCGCCGAGCCGAGCCCCGCCGAACGCACCGTCCTCGGTGCTTTCCGCTACTCGCGCAACGAGGCGTGGCTGCACACCGACACGTCGCCGCTGCCGCGAACCGCCGGAGCGCGGGCGTCGTGGAACCACCTGAAACCCTCGTGCGGCGAGGACTCCGGGCGGGTGCTGGTCAGCTACGACATGAACCGGCTGATGCGGCTCGACGAACCGCGGGACCACGTCGTCAGCCTCAACGCCGAAGGGCACGTCGACCCCGGGCGGGTCCTGGCGCGGATGACCTACCACCACCCCGTCTACACCCCGGAGTCGCTGGCCGCCCAGCGCAGGCTCCCGGAGCTCGGTGACGACCGGATCCGCTTCGCGGGCGCCTACCACGGGTGGGGCTTCCACGAGGACGGCTGTGCGGCGGGCGCGCGCGCCGCGGCCGCCTTCGGGGCCGGATGGTGA